A section of the Dermacentor silvarum isolate Dsil-2018 unplaced genomic scaffold, BIME_Dsil_1.4 Seq718, whole genome shotgun sequence genome encodes:
- the LOC125941957 gene encoding uncharacterized protein LOC125941957, producing MVPNVPNDSGVILEVVREVPTMNSARKKGVRKRSSSPFMGPTAALPHLMDSIWSVPLITGAAAFLSTAGMSTCGFFYVVYMDHYGITRQEASWPASINLIVSHVIGKTN from the exons ATGGTTCCCAATGTGCCAAACGACAGTGGCGTCATCCTCGAAGTGGTACGAGAAGTCCCAACG ATGAATTCGGCGAGAAAAAAAGGCGTGAGGAAGCGGTCATCTTCGCCCTTTATGGGGCCCACAGCTGCCCTGCCACACCTTATGGACAGCATTTGGAGCGTGCCTCTGATCACAGGAGCCGCGGCCTTCCTCAGCACGGCGGGCATGTCCACCTGCGGATTCTTCTACGTCGTGTACATGGACCACTACGGAATAACACGCCAGGAAGCGTCCTGGCCCGCCAGCATTAACCTGATTGTCTCCCATGTGATTGGTAAGACGAATTGA